One segment of Dromaius novaehollandiae isolate bDroNov1 chromosome Z, bDroNov1.hap1, whole genome shotgun sequence DNA contains the following:
- the NIPSNAP3A gene encoding protein NipSnap homolog 3A isoform X2, translating into MLLLGALRRPLAASAARLARERARARPQVYASLATGPRQDNGIFYEIRTYDVKPSKMKEFVEVINQHIHLRTAHSELVGFWTVELGAMNKAIHIWKYGVYEWVTFQMKPGGPALWGEAFRAAINTHINTGYTKLIGVFHTEYGLLNRVHVIWWNESPDNRAAGRHKAHEDARVVAAVRESVRFLESQENMLLVPLHCSPLK; encoded by the exons ATGCTACTCTTGGGGGCGCTCCGCCGGCCCctggccgcctccgccgcccgcctGGCCCGCGAGAGGGCCCGAGCCCGCCCGCAG GTATATGCATCCCTTGCTACAGGGCCCAGACAAGATAATGGCATTTTCTATGAAATTCGCACCTATGACGTTAAGCCGTCGAAGATGAAGGAGTTTGTGGAAGTGATCAATCAGCATATTCACCTTCGCACAGCCCATTCTGAGCTGGTGGGATTCTGGACTGTGGAGCTGGGGGCAATGAATAAGGCTATCCATATCTGGAAGTATG GAGTATACGAATGGGTTACTTTTCAGATGAAACCCGgtgggccagctctgtggggtgaaGCATTTCGAGCAGCAATCAACACTCACATCAACACAGGCTACACTAAGCTGATTGGTGTTTTCCATACAGAATATGGATTACTTAACAGAG TGCATGTGATCTGGTGGAATGAGAGTCCAGACAACCGGGCAGCAGGAAGGCACAAGGCCCATGAAGATGCCAGAGTGGTAGCAGCTG TGCGGGAAAGTGTCAGATTCTTGGAGTCCCAGGAAAATATGCTGCTGGTTCCTCTGCATTGTTCACCACTGAAGTAG
- the NIPSNAP3A gene encoding protein NipSnap homolog 3A isoform X1, with amino-acid sequence MLLLGALRRPLAASAARLARERARARPQVYASLATGPRQDNGIFYEIRTYDVKPSKMKEFVEVINQHIHLRTAHSELVGFWTVELGAMNKAIHIWKYDNFAHRTAVRAAIANDKDWQGKLSLILTCVEKQHNEVAYLVPWCQLGKPPKEGGVYEWVTFQMKPGGPALWGEAFRAAINTHINTGYTKLIGVFHTEYGLLNRVHVIWWNESPDNRAAGRHKAHEDARVVAAVRESVRFLESQENMLLVPLHCSPLK; translated from the exons ATGCTACTCTTGGGGGCGCTCCGCCGGCCCctggccgcctccgccgcccgcctGGCCCGCGAGAGGGCCCGAGCCCGCCCGCAG GTATATGCATCCCTTGCTACAGGGCCCAGACAAGATAATGGCATTTTCTATGAAATTCGCACCTATGACGTTAAGCCGTCGAAGATGAAGGAGTTTGTGGAAGTGATCAATCAGCATATTCACCTTCGCACAGCCCATTCTGAGCTGGTGGGATTCTGGACTGTGGAGCTGGGGGCAATGAATAAGGCTATCCATATCTGGAAGTATG aTAATTTTGCCCACAGAACAGCAGTCCGGGCTGCAATAGCCAATGACAAAGATTGGCAGGGAAAGCTCTCTCTAATTCTCACCTGTGTAGAAAAACAACATAATGAAGTTGCTTATCTGGTACCCTGGTGTCAACTTGGGAAGCCTCCAAAAGAAGGGG GAGTATACGAATGGGTTACTTTTCAGATGAAACCCGgtgggccagctctgtggggtgaaGCATTTCGAGCAGCAATCAACACTCACATCAACACAGGCTACACTAAGCTGATTGGTGTTTTCCATACAGAATATGGATTACTTAACAGAG TGCATGTGATCTGGTGGAATGAGAGTCCAGACAACCGGGCAGCAGGAAGGCACAAGGCCCATGAAGATGCCAGAGTGGTAGCAGCTG TGCGGGAAAGTGTCAGATTCTTGGAGTCCCAGGAAAATATGCTGCTGGTTCCTCTGCATTGTTCACCACTGAAGTAG